One genomic region from Bufo bufo chromosome 3, aBufBuf1.1, whole genome shotgun sequence encodes:
- the LOC120996441 gene encoding uncharacterized protein LOC120996441 — MNVVAARIMKDKSSISHLVHKPGNSGKAKRQPPSVLVADNSRQSHVSPGGRQPPSVTRQSWWPTTPVSHTSVLVADNPRQSHVSPGGRQPPSVTRQSWWPTTPVSHTSVLVADNPRQSHVSPGGRQPPSVTRQSWWPTTPVSHTSVLVADNPRQSWWPTTPVSPGGRQPPSVTRQSWWPTTPVSHTSVLVADNPRLSTAVALVLPTPVVRQLSRP; from the exons ATGAatgtagtggcagcc AGAATTATGAAGGACAAATCTTCCATATCACATTTGGTGCATAAACCAGGCAATTCTGGAAAAGCTAAGCGACAACCCCCGTCAGTCCTGGTGGCCGACAACTCCCGTCAGTCACACGTCAGTCCAGGTGGCCGACAACCCCCGTCAGTCACACGTCAGTCCTGGTGGCCGACAACCCCCGTCAGTCACACGTCAGTCCTGGTGGCCGACAACCCCCGTCAGTCACACGTCAGTCCTGGTGGCCGACAACCCCCGTCAGTCACACGTCAGTCCTGGTGGCCGACAACCCCCGTCAGTCACACGTCAGTCCTGGTGGCCGACAACCCCCGTCAGTCACACGTCAGTCCTGGTGGCCGACAACCCCCGTCAGTCACACGTCAGTCCTGGTGGCCGACAACCCCCGTCAGTCACACGTCAGTCCTGGTGGCCGACAACCCCCGTCAGTCCTGGTGGCCGACAACCCCCGTCAGTCCTGGTGGCCGACAACCCCCGTCAGTCACACGTCAGTCCTGGTGGCCGACAACCCCCGTCAGTCACACGTCAGTCCTGGTGGCCGACAACCCCCGTCTGTCCACTGCAGTAGCTCTAGTTCTTCCCACACCGGTTGTCAGACAGCTTTCCCGCCCCTGA